The following are encoded in a window of Panicum virgatum strain AP13 chromosome 5N, P.virgatum_v5, whole genome shotgun sequence genomic DNA:
- the LOC120672184 gene encoding uncharacterized protein LOC120672184, producing MSYGQDGDQGNWNVFQSFLLRADEKTRDNDADLFASENKPPPARKKESTSIDDSILLTERDSPGANERNTVGFNIENGRTRPHQMLSGDELMMSGQGSGVASDGIKEIEGGDVRYRRGASDDFMIYGQEKSTDRGSSLDPLAEAQYKNPTLVGKNAHSMADESFMIPLRFTSDDNFGPESRTAIDIDVELPSTVQKISDAKAGGQLFYEPDELMPERGCENISFGYDPAMDYSQMQSQPATMVEDSPVEEIVDQC from the coding sequence ATGTCGTATGGGCAAGATGGAGATCAAGGGAACTGGAATGTCTTCCAAAGTTTCCTGCTAAGAGCTGATGAGAAGACAAGAGATAATGATGCTGACCTATTCGCCAGTGAAAACAAACCACCCCCAGCAAGGAAGAAGGAGAGCACAAGCATTGATGATTCTATTCTCTTGACAGAGCGAGATTCTCCTGGTGCCAATGAACGTAATACAGTAGGTTTCAACATAGAAAATGGGAGGACTAGGCCGCATCAGATGCTGTCTGGTGATGAACTTATGATGTCTGGGCAAGGTAGTGGCGTTGCTAGTGATGGCATAAAGGAGATTGAAGGTGGAGATGTGAGATACAGGAGAGGAGCAAGTGATGACTTCATGATTTATGGGCAGGAAAAGTCAACAGACAGAGGGAGTTCTTTAGACCCTCTTGCGGAAGCACAGTACAAGAACCCTACACTGGTGGGAAAAAATGCGCACAGCATGGCAGATGAGTCTTTCATGATACCTCTTAGGTTCACCTCAGATGATAATTTCGGACCAGAAAGCCGTACTGCAATTGACATAGATGTTGAGCTTCCCTCAACTGTTCAGAAGATATCAGATGCTAAAGCTGGTGGTCAGCTTTTCTATGAGCCAGATGAGTTGATGCCAGAGCGTGGATGCGAAAACATTTCATTTGGATATGATCCAGCAATGGATTACAGTCAGATGCAGAGCCAACCTGCCACCATGGTTGAAGATTCACCTGTGGAAGAGATCGTTGACCAATGCTGA